A genomic region of Miscanthus floridulus cultivar M001 chromosome 3, ASM1932011v1, whole genome shotgun sequence contains the following coding sequences:
- the LOC136546469 gene encoding fasciclin-like arabinogalactan protein 7: protein MMGSKAAIFAMAVLAILFSAPALAQKSSPPAPAPVSLSPTPAPAPAPHYVDLAELLSVAGPFYTFLNYLEKTNVIETFQAQANNTKVGITIFVPKDSAFAALKKSTFSNLTSDQLKTLLLYHAFPKFYSLAEFKNLSSLNPVSTFAGPPYNLNLTDDMGSIYVQSMWSRPKIASSVYATKPVAIYALNKVLLPVQLFSKDPPLAPAPAPAPESGASDAPSPAAGKSGGLAGGKGDSTSAAHNTGGAVGVASSLLLAAAGCLMILQW, encoded by the coding sequence ATGATGGGTTCCAAAGCTGCAATTTTTGCCATGGCTGTACTGGCCATCCTCTTCTCCGCCCCGGCATTGGCTCAGAAGAGCAGCCCGCCCGCGCCGGCGCCCGTGTCACTGTCGCCgaccccggcgccggcgccggcgccgcactACGTGGACCTCGCGGAGCTCCTGAGCGTGGCCGGGCCGTTCTACACGTTCCTCAACTACCTGGAGAAGACGAACGTGATCGAGACCTTCCAGGCGCAGGCCAACAACACCAAAGTGGGCATCACCATCTTCGTGCCTAAGGACTCGGCGTTTGCGGCGCTCAAGAAGTCCACCTTCTCCAACCTCACCTCCGACCAGCTCAAGACACTGCTCCTATACCACGCGTTCCCCAAGTTCTACTCCCTGGCCGAGTTCAAGAACCTGAGCTCGCTCAACCCGGTGAGCACCTTCGCGGGGCCGCCCTACAACCTCAACCTCACCGACGACATGGGCAGCATCTACGTGCAGTCCATGTGGTCCAGGCCCAAGATCGCCAGCAGCGTGTACGCCACCAAGCCCGTCGCCATCTACGCGCTCAACAAGGTGCTCCTGCCCGTGCAGCTCTTCAGCAAGGACCCACCGCTCGCgccggcgcccgcgcccgcgccggagTCCGGGGCGTCCGATGCCCCCAGCCCGGCGGCCGGCAAATCAGGCGGGCTGGCCGGCGGCAAGGGTGACTCCACGAGTGCCGCGCACAACACTGGTGGTGCCGTCGGTGTCGCCAGTTCCTTGCTGCTCGCTGCCGCAGGGTGCTTGATGATTCTCCAGTGGTGA